One Polaribacter sp. SA4-12 genomic window carries:
- a CDS encoding NADPH-dependent FMN reductase: protein MKKILAFAGSTSSTSINKQLATFAAENLENTSFDVIDLRDFTLPIYSEDEEKNGFPEDAKKFSSLLDNYDGFILSLAEHNGSYAAAFKNIFDWGSRVEATVFRDKPLLLMATSPGARGGQSVLEAGTERFSRMGAKELISFSFPSFYDNFKEGKIINEELLNALKEQVNKFENAVNK, encoded by the coding sequence ATGAAAAAAATATTAGCATTTGCAGGTAGTACAAGTTCAACATCAATCAATAAACAATTGGCAACATTTGCTGCAGAAAATCTAGAAAACACCTCTTTTGATGTTATCGATTTACGAGATTTTACGTTACCAATTTATAGTGAAGATGAAGAGAAAAATGGATTTCCAGAAGACGCTAAGAAATTTTCTTCTTTGTTAGATAATTACGATGGATTTATCCTTTCGTTGGCAGAACACAATGGTTCTTATGCTGCTGCTTTCAAAAATATTTTTGATTGGGGTTCTAGAGTAGAAGCAACTGTTTTTAGAGATAAACCTTTATTATTAATGGCAACTTCACCAGGAGCAAGAGGAGGACAATCAGTTTTAGAAGCTGGTACAGAAAGATTTTCTAGAATGGGAGCAAAGGAGTTAATCAGTTTTTCATTCCCAAGTTTTTATGACAATTTTAAAGAAGGTAAAATTATAAATGAAGAATTATTGAATGCGTTAAAAGAGCAAGTTAACAAATTCGAAAATGCTGTAAATAAATAA
- a CDS encoding MarR family winged helix-turn-helix transcriptional regulator: MGDISKDINSKFVSNKLKALINIKYTANWLNSKENEFFKPYGISPQQYNILRILRGAKDKIKVQIVKDRMIERAPNATRLMDKLCDKNLIERERCEHDRRVVYVKITKTGLDILSTIDDNKNLSFLENITEEEATTLSNLLDKIR; this comes from the coding sequence ATGGGAGACATTTCTAAAGACATCAACTCAAAATTTGTTAGCAATAAATTAAAGGCATTAATTAATATAAAATACACTGCTAATTGGTTAAATAGTAAAGAAAACGAGTTTTTTAAACCTTATGGAATTTCGCCACAACAATACAATATTTTAAGAATATTACGTGGAGCAAAAGATAAAATAAAGGTGCAAATTGTAAAAGATAGAATGATAGAAAGAGCGCCCAATGCAACACGTTTAATGGATAAGTTATGTGATAAGAATTTAATTGAAAGAGAACGTTGTGAGCATGATAGAAGGGTGGTTTATGTCAAAATCACAAAGACTGGTTTAGATATATTATCAACAATAGATGATAATAAAAACCTTTCGTTTTTAGAAAACATTACAGAAGAAGAAGCAACTACTTTAAGTAATCTTTTAGATAAAATTAGATAG
- a CDS encoding pirin family protein — MKKIIHTAATRGHANHGWLQANHSFSFANFYDPNRTQFGALRVLNDDLIAPSMGFGTHPHNNMEIITIPLSGVLKHKDNMANDWIPVLPGEVQVMSAGTGVQHSEINGSSNEDLSLFQIWIMPEKNGVTPRYDQKEFGEIDRKNKLQVLVSSFISDDENSLKIHQDAQISRIDLDENSSFIYSLKSKYHGVYVMNIFGDFEIDTIKLNFRDALGIYDTDSFEIKTTTASQLLFIEVPM, encoded by the coding sequence ATGAAAAAAATAATTCATACAGCAGCAACAAGAGGACACGCAAATCACGGTTGGTTGCAAGCAAATCATTCATTTAGTTTTGCTAATTTTTATGATCCTAACAGAACACAATTTGGAGCTTTAAGAGTTTTAAATGATGATTTAATTGCGCCAAGTATGGGTTTTGGAACACACCCGCACAACAATATGGAAATTATAACAATTCCATTATCGGGCGTTTTAAAACATAAAGACAATATGGCAAATGATTGGATACCTGTTTTACCAGGAGAAGTTCAAGTAATGTCTGCAGGAACTGGTGTTCAACATTCAGAAATTAATGGTTCTTCAAATGAAGATTTAAGTTTATTTCAAATTTGGATTATGCCAGAAAAAAATGGAGTAACACCAAGATATGATCAAAAAGAATTTGGTGAAATAGATCGAAAAAATAAACTACAAGTATTAGTAAGTTCTTTTATTTCTGATGATGAGAATAGTTTAAAAATTCACCAAGACGCACAGATTTCTAGAATTGATTTAGATGAAAATAGTTCCTTTATTTATTCATTAAAATCTAAATATCATGGGGTTTATGTTATGAATATTTTTGGGGATTTTGAAATTGATACCATAAAACTAAACTTTAGAGATGCTTTAGGTATCTATGATACTGATAGTTTTGAAATAAAAACAACAACAGCATCACAACTCTTATTCATAGAAGTTCCGATGTAA
- a CDS encoding NADPH-dependent 2,4-dienoyl-CoA reductase, with amino-acid sequence MKYKHIFEPLDLGFTTLKNRILMGSMHTGLEEEKDGIDRIATYYAERAKGGVGLIVTGGISPNIQGWTAPFSARMSTNKHAKHHQKITEAVHKEGGKICMQILHSGRYGYHPLNVAPSKIKSPITPFKPFKLTQSGIKRTIRDFVNCAKLSKIAGYDGVEIMGSEGYLINQFIAKRTNKRTDNYGGNYENRMRLPIELVKQTREAVGKEFIIIYRLSMLDLVENGSSWEEVVQLGKEIEKAGATIINTGIGWHEARIPTIATSVPRAAFSWVTKKMKEELSIPLITSNRINMPETAEKILSEGDADMISMARPFLADSEWVNKAEAEKADEINTCIGCNQACLDHVFEQKVASCLVNPRACHETELNYNQTENKKKVAVIGAGPAGLAAATIAAQRGHFVTLFDADKEIGGQFNIAKQIPGKEEFYETLRYFNKQIELHNVTVKLNTRVSTDDLLKSDFDEIIIATGIKPRELKIEGIEHQKVLSYIDVLKHKKPVGKRVAVIGAGGIGFDVSEYLTHEGESTSLNIDAWLKEWGIDKTLQARAGIENVRAEVEASPREVFMFKRSKGKFGGNLGKTTGWIHRSSLKKKKVQFIGEVSYTKIDDKGLHYTQNEEAKILEVDTIVICAGQVPFKELYQPLLDAGKKVHVIGGADFASELDAKRAINQGSRLAAAL; translated from the coding sequence ATGAAATACAAACATATTTTTGAACCATTAGATTTAGGCTTTACAACCTTAAAAAATAGAATTTTAATGGGCTCTATGCATACTGGTTTAGAAGAAGAAAAAGATGGAATAGATCGAATTGCAACCTATTACGCAGAAAGAGCAAAAGGTGGAGTAGGATTAATTGTAACAGGAGGAATTTCACCAAATATTCAAGGTTGGACAGCTCCTTTTTCTGCAAGAATGTCTACAAATAAACACGCAAAACATCATCAAAAAATAACGGAAGCAGTTCATAAAGAAGGAGGTAAAATATGTATGCAAATTTTACATTCAGGACGTTATGGATATCATCCTCTTAATGTTGCACCTTCAAAAATAAAATCACCAATAACACCTTTTAAACCATTTAAATTAACACAATCAGGAATTAAAAGAACAATTCGTGACTTCGTAAATTGTGCAAAACTATCAAAAATCGCAGGATATGATGGCGTAGAAATTATGGGATCTGAAGGGTATTTAATCAATCAATTTATTGCCAAAAGAACCAATAAAAGAACTGATAACTATGGTGGGAATTATGAAAACAGAATGCGTTTACCTATTGAATTGGTAAAACAAACACGTGAAGCTGTTGGAAAAGAATTTATTATTATCTACAGATTATCAATGTTAGATTTGGTAGAAAACGGAAGTTCTTGGGAAGAAGTTGTTCAATTAGGAAAAGAAATAGAGAAAGCAGGAGCTACGATTATAAACACAGGTATTGGTTGGCATGAAGCAAGAATACCAACAATAGCAACATCAGTTCCAAGAGCAGCATTTTCATGGGTTACTAAAAAAATGAAAGAAGAATTGTCAATTCCATTGATAACTTCAAATAGAATAAATATGCCAGAAACTGCTGAAAAAATACTTTCAGAAGGAGATGCAGATATGATTTCTATGGCACGTCCTTTTTTAGCGGATTCAGAATGGGTAAATAAAGCAGAAGCGGAAAAAGCAGACGAAATAAATACATGTATTGGTTGTAATCAAGCGTGTTTAGATCATGTTTTTGAACAGAAAGTAGCAAGTTGTTTAGTTAATCCTAGAGCTTGTCATGAAACAGAATTGAATTATAATCAAACAGAAAATAAAAAGAAAGTAGCAGTAATTGGCGCAGGTCCTGCAGGTTTAGCAGCAGCAACAATTGCAGCTCAAAGAGGTCATTTTGTTACCTTATTTGATGCCGATAAAGAAATTGGAGGTCAGTTTAATATTGCAAAACAGATTCCGGGTAAAGAAGAATTTTATGAAACCTTGCGTTATTTTAACAAGCAAATTGAGTTGCATAATGTAACTGTAAAATTAAATACAAGAGTTTCTACAGATGATTTATTAAAATCTGATTTTGATGAAATTATAATTGCAACAGGAATTAAACCAAGAGAATTAAAAATAGAAGGAATTGAGCATCAAAAAGTATTGAGTTACATTGATGTTTTAAAACATAAAAAACCAGTAGGAAAACGTGTCGCAGTAATTGGAGCAGGAGGAATTGGTTTTGATGTCTCAGAATACTTAACCCATGAAGGAGAATCTACTTCGCTAAATATTGATGCTTGGTTAAAAGAATGGGGAATTGATAAAACATTACAAGCTAGAGCAGGAATTGAAAATGTTAGGGCTGAGGTTGAAGCATCGCCAAGAGAAGTCTTTATGTTTAAAAGAAGCAAGGGTAAATTTGGTGGAAATCTTGGTAAAACAACAGGTTGGATTCACAGATCTAGTTTAAAAAAGAAAAAAGTACAATTTATAGGCGAAGTTTCTTATACCAAAATTGATGACAAAGGTTTGCATTATACACAAAATGAGGAAGCTAAAATTTTAGAAGTGGATACTATTGTTATTTGTGCAGGTCAAGTTCCGTTTAAAGAATTGTATCAACCATTATTAGATGCAGGTAAAAAAGTACATGTAATTGGAGGAGCAGATTTTGCAAGTGAATTAGATGCGAAAAGAGCTATCAATCAGGGTAGTAGATTAGCTGCGGCTTTGTAA
- the lpxD gene encoding UDP-3-O-(3-hydroxymyristoyl)glucosamine N-acyltransferase: MKSFSIEEITTLVNGEQIGLCADKIYAPEQIENAVKGNITFIGNSKYTRLWEKSNASVAIVYQGIKILPEEGKAFVKVKNPDLAMAILLEAFEPESPYFETDIHPTAVVDKTVKLGSGCKIGANSYVGKNVILGDNVTIYPNVSVFDDTTIGNETIIWSGTVIRERTKIGSHCIFHTNVSIGADGFGYRPSSDGSHLVKIVHIGNVVIGNAVEIGANSCVDRGKFSSTILGDGCKIDNLVQIGHNSVLGRCCIMAGSSGLAGSVTLGDGVIIGGSASIKDHVTIHSGAKVGAGSGVIADVEAGKTVLGYPACDSREKMKQWVALRKLGRN; this comes from the coding sequence ATGAAATCATTCTCTATTGAAGAAATAACAACACTTGTAAACGGTGAACAAATTGGTTTATGTGCCGATAAAATCTACGCACCAGAACAAATTGAAAATGCAGTAAAAGGGAATATTACTTTTATAGGGAATTCTAAATATACTCGTTTGTGGGAAAAATCAAATGCAAGTGTAGCAATTGTTTATCAAGGGATAAAAATTTTACCAGAAGAAGGTAAAGCATTTGTAAAAGTAAAAAACCCAGATTTAGCAATGGCAATTTTATTAGAAGCTTTTGAACCAGAATCGCCTTATTTTGAAACAGATATCCATCCAACAGCAGTTGTTGATAAAACTGTAAAATTAGGAAGTGGATGTAAAATTGGCGCGAATTCATATGTTGGTAAAAATGTGATTTTAGGAGATAATGTAACAATTTACCCTAATGTTTCAGTTTTTGATGATACTACAATTGGAAATGAAACCATCATTTGGTCTGGAACAGTAATTAGAGAACGAACTAAAATTGGAAGTCATTGTATTTTTCACACAAATGTTAGTATTGGAGCTGATGGATTTGGATATAGACCAAGTTCTGATGGTAGTCATTTAGTAAAAATAGTACATATTGGAAATGTTGTTATTGGAAATGCTGTAGAAATTGGCGCTAATTCTTGTGTTGATCGTGGTAAATTTAGTTCTACTATTTTAGGAGACGGATGTAAAATTGATAATTTAGTACAAATAGGTCATAATTCAGTTTTAGGAAGATGCTGTATTATGGCAGGAAGTAGTGGGTTAGCAGGCTCAGTAACATTAGGCGATGGAGTAATTATTGGAGGAAGTGCCTCTATAAAAGATCATGTAACTATACATTCTGGCGCAAAGGTTGGTGCTGGTTCTGGTGTAATTGCAGATGTTGAAGCTGGTAAAACAGTACTTGGTTATCCTGCATGTGATTCTAGAGAAAAAATGAAACAATGGGTCGCTTTACGTAAATTAGGAAGAAACTAA
- a CDS encoding CAL67264 family membrane protein, translated as MGMNKNTVLAWATLIMIIVGLGLIAIGIFKYREVSAWGFAAVGIGFFAIAWVFNALKGRV; from the coding sequence ATGGGAATGAATAAAAATACAGTGCTTGCTTGGGCGACATTAATAATGATAATTGTTGGATTAGGATTAATCGCAATTGGAATTTTTAAATATAGAGAAGTTTCTGCCTGGGGTTTTGCAGCTGTTGGTATTGGGTTCTTTGCAATTGCATGGGTTTTTAATGCCCTAAAAGGAAGAGTGTAA
- the ettA gene encoding energy-dependent translational throttle protein EttA: MSDDKKVIFSMNKLSKTYQSTGKQVLKDIYLSFFYGAKIGILGLNGSGKSTLLKIIAGVEKNYQGDVTFSPGYKVGYLEQEPQLDPEKTVLEIVKEGVAETVAILDEYNKINDMFGLEEVYSDADKMEKLMAQQAELQDKIDAANAWELDTKLEIAMDALRTPDSDKKIGVLSGGEKRRVALCRLLLQEPEILLLDEPTNHLDAESVHWLEHHLAQYKGTVIAVTHDRYFLDNVAGWILELDRGEGIPWKGNYSSWLDQKSQRMAQESKTASKRQKTLERELDWVRQGAKGRQTKQKARLKNYDKLMSQDQKQVDEKLEIYIPNGPRLGTNVIEATGVSKAYGDKLLYDNLEFNLPQAGIVGIIGPNGAGKTTIFKMIMGEETPDAGSFNVGETAKIAYVDQAHSDINPEKTIWENFSDGQDLVMMGGKQVNSRAYLSRFNFSGSEQNKKVNTLSGGERNRLHLAMTLKEEGNVLLLDEPTNDLDVNTLRALEEGLENFAGCAVVISHDRWFLDRVCTHILAFEGNSEVYFFEGGFSEYEENKKKRLGGDLMPKRIKYRKLIR; the protein is encoded by the coding sequence ATGAGCGACGATAAGAAAGTAATCTTTTCGATGAATAAGTTGTCTAAAACTTATCAATCAACAGGAAAACAAGTTTTAAAAGATATTTATTTAAGTTTCTTCTATGGAGCAAAAATTGGTATTCTAGGTTTAAATGGATCTGGAAAATCAACTTTATTAAAAATTATAGCAGGCGTAGAAAAAAATTATCAAGGAGATGTAACTTTTTCTCCTGGTTATAAAGTTGGGTATTTAGAGCAAGAACCACAATTAGATCCAGAAAAAACAGTTTTAGAGATTGTAAAAGAAGGAGTTGCAGAAACAGTTGCAATTCTTGATGAATATAATAAAATAAACGACATGTTTGGTTTAGAAGAAGTATATTCTGACGCTGACAAAATGGAGAAATTGATGGCGCAACAAGCAGAGCTTCAAGATAAAATTGATGCTGCTAACGCTTGGGAATTAGATACCAAATTAGAAATAGCAATGGATGCTTTAAGAACTCCAGATTCTGACAAGAAAATTGGAGTACTTTCTGGTGGTGAAAAAAGACGTGTTGCTTTATGTAGATTATTATTACAAGAACCAGAAATTTTATTATTAGATGAGCCTACCAATCACTTAGATGCAGAATCTGTACATTGGTTAGAGCACCATTTAGCACAATATAAAGGAACTGTTATTGCTGTAACACATGATAGATATTTCTTAGACAATGTTGCTGGTTGGATTCTTGAATTAGATAGAGGAGAAGGAATTCCTTGGAAAGGGAACTATTCTTCTTGGTTAGATCAAAAATCTCAAAGAATGGCACAAGAAAGCAAAACAGCTTCTAAACGTCAAAAAACATTAGAAAGAGAATTAGATTGGGTTCGTCAAGGAGCAAAAGGTCGTCAAACAAAGCAAAAAGCGCGTTTGAAAAACTATGACAAATTAATGAGTCAAGACCAGAAACAAGTTGATGAGAAATTAGAAATTTACATTCCTAATGGACCACGTTTAGGGACAAATGTAATTGAAGCAACTGGTGTTTCTAAAGCTTATGGAGATAAATTATTATATGATAATTTAGAATTTAATCTTCCACAAGCAGGAATTGTAGGAATTATTGGTCCCAATGGTGCTGGTAAAACAACAATTTTTAAAATGATAATGGGAGAAGAAACTCCTGATGCAGGTAGTTTTAATGTAGGTGAAACTGCTAAAATTGCATATGTAGATCAAGCACATTCAGATATTAACCCAGAAAAAACAATTTGGGAAAACTTTTCTGATGGACAAGATTTAGTAATGATGGGAGGAAAGCAAGTAAACTCTCGTGCATATTTAAGTCGTTTTAATTTTTCTGGAAGTGAGCAAAATAAGAAAGTAAATACACTTTCTGGTGGAGAGCGTAACAGGTTGCATTTAGCAATGACTTTAAAAGAAGAAGGGAATGTACTTTTATTAGATGAGCCTACCAATGATTTAGATGTAAATACATTAAGAGCTTTAGAAGAAGGTTTAGAAAACTTTGCAGGTTGTGCAGTTGTAATTAGTCACGATAGATGGTTTTTGGATAGAGTTTGTACTCATATTTTAGCTTTTGAAGGAAATAGTGAAGTTTACTTTTTTGAAGGAGGTTTCTCTGAATATGAAGAAAATAAGAAAAAACGTTTAGGTGGAGATTTAATGCCAAAACGAATTAAATATAGAAAATTGATTCGATAA
- a CDS encoding TonB-dependent receptor — translation MKKAFLLIFFLPIIAFAQKTTILKGTVKNKDKQPIEKVSIKFNNVGTTTDENGKYQIRIPYKEEITLVFSHLSYKTFSKKYTANSRNGVRLSVVLSSKTEELTEIVIKENKNAVQGLQKIDINIVKNVIGPNAGVENILMTLPGVSNNNELSTQYNVRGGNFDENLVYVNGIEVYRPFLIRSGQQEGLSFINSNMVQNINFSAGGFQAKYGDKLSSVLDITYRKPTETATSVDLSLLGASVTFETPLIDDKLTTISSFRYRDNSLFVNSKQVETNFRPTFIDFQTYLSYEASDKLKFNFLGNFSSNNYNYKPISRSTRFGTVADPLELNVYYSGEEQDNYLTMFGAFSIEYQVNDNLSLTGTVSRYNTQEEEHFDIAAQYNLGEVDANIGSESFGEVDFSEGIGSQLNHARNDLDALITNAQIKGKYKINRMQFDFGVKLQKEDIEDRIREWEVIDSLGFSIRPPNSISNNQPYQPFEGPITPYQNIRVDNEVQINRASGYVQFNQRLDWADNQVSYNIGIRAHNWTVKGNGITSKSQTIISPRAQFSIKPSWRKDMVFRTSLGMYSQPPSYRELRDSNGNINVDLKAQNSVHFVAGMDYSFDMWERPFKLTTEFYYKDLTNVNSYTIDNVRIRYRADNDATAYAHGLDIRLNGEFVPGSESWVSLGYLKTEENINNRGNIARPSDQRIKFGILFQDYVPNLPNLKAYLNLVYNSGVPGGSPSYADVYQYQSRLRDYKRADLGVSYVFTDANRQYKTGWLSNFKELSAGLELFNMFDIQNSITNTWVRDVYSKTQFGIPNFMTGRVLNFKVSMKL, via the coding sequence GTGAAAAAAGCCTTTCTACTTATATTCTTCCTTCCTATTATTGCTTTTGCTCAAAAGACGACAATCCTAAAAGGAACTGTTAAAAACAAGGATAAGCAGCCGATAGAAAAAGTTTCTATAAAATTTAATAACGTTGGTACTACAACTGATGAAAATGGTAAATACCAAATTAGAATTCCTTATAAAGAGGAAATAACACTTGTTTTCAGCCACTTATCTTACAAAACATTTTCAAAAAAATACACTGCAAATAGTAGAAATGGAGTTCGTTTGTCTGTTGTTCTTTCATCAAAAACCGAAGAGTTAACAGAAATCGTTATTAAAGAAAATAAAAATGCAGTTCAAGGTTTACAAAAGATTGATATAAATATTGTTAAAAATGTTATTGGACCTAATGCTGGTGTAGAAAATATTTTAATGACATTACCTGGAGTTAGCAATAACAACGAATTGAGTACACAATACAATGTTAGAGGTGGTAATTTTGATGAAAACTTGGTTTATGTAAACGGAATTGAAGTTTACAGGCCTTTTTTAATCAGATCCGGACAACAAGAAGGCTTGAGTTTTATCAACTCAAATATGGTGCAAAACATTAATTTTTCTGCGGGAGGATTTCAAGCAAAATATGGCGATAAATTATCATCAGTTTTAGATATTACTTACAGAAAACCAACAGAAACTGCAACTAGCGTAGATTTAAGTCTTTTAGGTGCAAGTGTCACTTTTGAAACTCCTCTTATTGATGATAAACTAACTACAATAAGTAGTTTTAGATATAGAGATAACAGTCTTTTTGTAAACAGTAAACAGGTTGAAACTAATTTTAGGCCTACTTTTATTGATTTTCAAACTTACTTATCTTATGAAGCTTCAGATAAATTGAAATTCAACTTTTTAGGAAATTTTTCTTCTAACAATTATAATTACAAACCTATTTCTAGAAGTACTCGTTTTGGAACGGTTGCTGATCCTTTAGAATTGAATGTTTATTATTCTGGAGAAGAACAAGACAATTACCTAACGATGTTTGGTGCATTTTCTATAGAATATCAAGTAAACGATAATTTATCACTTACAGGTACTGTTTCTAGATACAACACACAAGAAGAAGAACATTTTGATATTGCTGCACAATATAATTTAGGAGAAGTTGACGCTAATATTGGGTCTGAAAGTTTTGGTGAAGTAGATTTTTCTGAAGGAATTGGTTCTCAATTAAATCATGCTCGTAACGATTTAGACGCATTAATTACAAATGCTCAAATAAAGGGAAAATATAAAATAAACAGAATGCAATTCGATTTTGGTGTAAAACTTCAAAAAGAAGACATTGAAGATCGTATTAGAGAATGGGAAGTTATAGATTCTTTAGGTTTTTCTATTAGACCTCCAAATTCAATTAGTAACAACCAACCTTATCAACCTTTTGAAGGACCAATTACTCCATATCAAAATATAAGAGTTGATAATGAAGTACAAATTAATCGTGCTTCTGGTTATGTACAATTTAATCAGCGTTTAGATTGGGCAGATAATCAGGTTTCATATAACATTGGTATTAGAGCTCATAATTGGACCGTTAAAGGAAATGGAATTACTTCTAAAAGTCAAACTATTATTAGTCCAAGAGCTCAGTTTTCTATTAAACCAAGTTGGCGTAAAGACATGGTATTTAGAACTTCTTTAGGTATGTATTCTCAACCTCCTTCTTACAGAGAATTAAGAGATTCTAATGGAAATATAAATGTAGATTTAAAAGCACAAAATTCAGTTCATTTTGTAGCAGGTATGGATTATAGTTTTGATATGTGGGAAAGACCTTTTAAACTAACTACAGAATTTTACTATAAAGATTTAACCAATGTAAATTCATACACTATAGATAATGTAAGAATTAGGTATAGAGCAGATAATGATGCAACTGCGTACGCTCATGGATTAGATATTAGATTAAATGGCGAATTTGTTCCTGGAAGTGAAAGTTGGGTAAGTCTTGGTTATCTAAAAACCGAAGAAAACATCAATAACAGAGGTAATATTGCTAGACCTTCTGATCAACGTATAAAATTCGGAATACTTTTTCAAGATTATGTTCCTAATTTACCAAACTTAAAAGCATACTTAAACTTGGTGTATAATTCTGGTGTTCCTGGAGGTTCTCCTTCTTATGCAGATGTATATCAATACCAAAGTCGTTTAAGAGACTATAAACGTGCAGACTTGGGAGTTTCTTATGTTTTTACAGATGCAAACAGACAATACAAAACGGGTTGGTTATCTAATTTTAAAGAATTAAGTGCTGGTTTAGAATTGTTTAATATGTTTGATATTCAAAACTCGATTACCAATACTTGGGTAAGAGATGTGTATTCTAAAACTCAATTCGGAATTCCGAATTTTATGACTGGTAGAGTCTTAAACTTTAAAGTTTCAATGAAGTTGTAA
- a CDS encoding M23 family metallopeptidase, whose amino-acid sequence MKQTFLLFIIFITFLSFSQEKYPEDYFRNPLGIPTVLAGTFGELRSNHFHSGIDIKTQGKEGLKIYAAAEGYVSRIKVAQYGFGKAIYITHPNGFTTVYAHLSKYSDTIQEYVKAIQYKKEDYQTGNLFFKKDKFLVKKGEVIAFSGDTGSSGGPHLHYEIRNTKTEHILNPLFFGLKPEDTKPPIFQSLKVYPLNNTSRINNQNKNFILPLKNIAKGKYSVDRISASGSIGFGASVFDQLDKAPNKNGIYSLEMLVNGKRFYHHDVETFSFAESKFINLHIDYPHYKKYKRKYQKTYKETANKLSTYENLINNGKLNIKNGLSYTVEIIAKDYKGNTSSIKIPVIGKESNSLFTEQKDTTAFKIVAKNFQKFKKENVTVAFPKNTFYKDLYLDFKVEKGVAKIHTPIIPLDKSFTLTFDVSKYSEAEKQQLYIANVENSKYPRFQYTRKKDSTFYTTTKTLGKYSLVTDNHKPKISLLYFKDKQWISKRNTIKVKISDIGSGIKNYRATIDGKWVLMEYNHKKRILTYNFSDKKLVGSKHIFKIVVSDNVGNTNTLSTTFFKKQVN is encoded by the coding sequence TTGAAACAAACATTTTTATTATTCATAATCTTTATTACCTTTTTAAGTTTTTCTCAAGAAAAATATCCAGAAGACTATTTTAGAAATCCTTTAGGTATACCAACAGTTTTGGCGGGTACTTTTGGTGAATTAAGGAGTAATCATTTTCATTCTGGTATCGATATTAAAACTCAAGGTAAAGAAGGTTTAAAAATTTATGCTGCTGCTGAAGGTTATGTTTCAAGAATAAAAGTTGCTCAATATGGTTTTGGAAAAGCGATTTATATTACGCATCCAAATGGTTTTACAACCGTTTATGCACATTTAAGTAAATATTCTGATACCATTCAGGAATATGTAAAAGCTATCCAATATAAGAAAGAAGATTACCAAACCGGAAACTTGTTTTTCAAAAAAGATAAATTCCTAGTTAAAAAAGGAGAAGTTATTGCTTTTTCTGGAGACACGGGTAGCTCTGGTGGACCACATTTACATTATGAAATAAGAAATACAAAAACGGAGCATATTTTAAATCCGTTATTTTTCGGATTAAAACCAGAAGACACTAAACCACCAATTTTTCAATCGTTAAAAGTATATCCTTTAAATAATACTTCACGGATTAATAATCAAAATAAAAATTTTATTCTTCCTTTAAAAAATATCGCTAAAGGAAAATATAGTGTTGATAGAATTTCGGCCTCTGGTAGTATTGGTTTTGGCGCAAGTGTTTTTGATCAATTAGATAAAGCTCCTAACAAAAACGGAATTTATAGTTTAGAAATGTTGGTAAATGGAAAACGTTTTTATCATCATGATGTAGAAACATTTTCGTTTGCAGAAAGCAAATTCATCAACCTACATATAGATTACCCACATTATAAAAAGTACAAAAGAAAATATCAAAAGACGTATAAAGAAACGGCTAACAAATTGTCTACTTATGAGAATTTGATAAACAACGGAAAATTAAATATTAAAAACGGACTGAGTTATACCGTAGAAATTATCGCCAAAGATTATAAAGGAAATACCAGTTCTATAAAAATTCCGGTTATAGGTAAAGAAAGTAATTCTCTTTTTACAGAACAAAAAGACACCACTGCCTTTAAAATAGTTGCAAAGAATTTTCAGAAATTTAAAAAGGAGAATGTTACTGTAGCTTTTCCGAAAAACACGTTTTATAAAGATCTCTATTTAGATTTTAAAGTTGAAAAAGGTGTTGCCAAAATTCATACCCCTATAATTCCGTTAGATAAAAGTTTCACATTAACTTTTGATGTTTCTAAATATTCTGAAGCAGAAAAACAGCAATTATATATTGCAAATGTAGAAAACTCTAAATATCCACGATTTCAATATACTAGAAAAAAAGACAGTACTTTTTATACCACAACAAAAACCTTAGGTAAATATTCTTTAGTTACAGACAACCATAAACCTAAAATAAGTTTGCTGTACTTTAAAGACAAACAATGGATCTCTAAACGAAATACTATAAAAGTAAAAATTTCTGATATTGGCTCAGGTATTAAAAACTATAGAGCAACTATTGATGGAAAATGGGTTTTAATGGAGTATAATCATAAAAAAAGAATATTAACTTATAATTTTAGTGATAAAAAATTGGTTGGTAGCAAACATATCTTTAAAATTGTAGTCTCGGACAATGTTGGAAATACAAATACACTTTCTACAACGTTCTTTAAGAAACAAGTAAACTAA